One genomic window of Actinomycetota bacterium includes the following:
- a CDS encoding nitroreductase family protein — translation MVLDLTPDELLATTRSVRKRLDLTRPVEREVLAECLRLAQQAPTASYAQNWHFIVVTDPERRAALGELWRSVAGPYLERRAAAAAADERVARISDAVRYLAERIHQVPVHVIPCVEGRTDHAPVVVQASRWGSIIPAAWSFMLAARARGLGTVWTTFHLRHEHEAAELLGIPFETVMQAALIPVAYTVGTDFKPAARHPLDTMVHWDQW, via the coding sequence ATGGTCCTGGACCTGACCCCTGATGAGCTGCTGGCCACGACCCGCAGCGTGCGCAAGCGGCTGGATCTGACCCGCCCGGTCGAGCGCGAGGTGCTCGCCGAGTGCCTGCGCCTGGCCCAGCAGGCCCCGACCGCCAGCTACGCCCAGAACTGGCACTTCATCGTGGTCACCGACCCCGAGCGGCGGGCCGCGCTGGGGGAGTTGTGGCGCAGCGTCGCCGGCCCCTACCTGGAGCGGCGGGCCGCCGCGGCCGCCGCCGACGAACGCGTGGCCCGCATCTCCGATGCCGTGCGGTATCTGGCCGAGCGCATCCACCAAGTGCCGGTTCATGTGATCCCGTGTGTGGAAGGCCGGACCGACCATGCCCCGGTGGTGGTCCAGGCCTCGCGGTGGGGATCGATCATTCCGGCCGCTTGGAGCTTCATGCTGGCCGCCCGCGCTCGCGGGCTCGGCACCGTCTGGACCACCTTCCATCTGCGCCACGAGCACGAGGCGGCCGAGCTGCTGGGGATCCCGTTTGAGACGGTGATGCAGGCGGCGCTGATCCCGGTCGCCTACACCGTCGGTACCGACTTCAAGCCCGCCGCCCGCCACCCCCTGGACACGATGGTCCACTGGGACCAGTGGTAG